CCGAGTCCTCGTCGCCGACGACGAGCCACTCATCCGCGCCGGGATCAGGATGATCCTCTCCTCGGCCGACGACATCGACGTGGTCGCCGAGGCGGCCGACGGGCGCGAGGCGCTGGAACTCGCCCGCGCCCACGGCGTCGACGTGGTGCTGCTGGACATCCAGATGCCCGTGATGGACGGCCTCACCGCGCTCGCCGAGCTGCCGCGGGCCGCGCCGGGCGCCCGGGCGCTGGTCCTGACCACCTTCGGCGAGCGTGACAACGTGCTGCGGGCGGTGGCGGCCGGCGGTGCCGGGTTCCTGCTCAAGGACACCGCGCCGGCCGAGCTGATCCAGGCCGTCCGGGCGGCGGCCGGCGGCAACGCCTTCCTCTCGCCGGTGGCCACCCGGTTCATCGTGGACAGCCTGGCCGCGGGCCCGGCCGGCCCCGCGGCGGCGCGGGCCGAGGCCGCCCGCCGGCGGCTGGAGGCGCTCACCCCGCGCGAACGCGAGGTGCTGGCGCTGCTGGGCGAGGGCCTCTCCAACGCGGACGCGGGCGCTCGGATCCACATGAGCGAGGCGACCGTGAAGACGTACGTCAGCCGGATCCTCGCCAAGCTGGGCTGCGACAACCGGGTCCAGGCGGCGCTGCTGGCCAGGGACGCGGGGCTGGACGCCGCCGGCTGAGGACTCGCCCGGCCGCCGCGCCGGACCCGGGCCCGGACCGGTGCCGGACCGGCGCGGGGACGCGGACCGACGTACGGCCTCGCCGTCGGACGCCGCTGGACGGCGGTGGTGGACGGCGGCGGTGGACGGGGTGGCTCAGCGGGAGGCGATCCGCAGGGCCAGCCGGGTACTGGAGTGGGCCACCCCCGCCTCGTGCTTGAGCCGCCGCAGCAGGTGGTCGAGCGCGGCCGCGTCGGCGGCCCGGGCCCGGAGCAGGTAGTCGTGCGCGCCGGTGACGTGCACCGCCTCGGTGACGCCGGGCAACCGCAGCACCGTCGTCTCGAAGGTGTCGCTGTCGGTCTCCGGCCGCAGGGTCACGTCGATGAAGACGGTCAGGCCGGGGCGGCTGTCGGCGGCCGGGTCGACCAGGGTGGTGAAGCCGCGGATCACGCCCGTCCGGATCAGCCGCCGCACCCGGTCCGCCGCGGCGTTGGAGCTCAGGCCGACCCGGGCCCCCAGGTCGCGGTAGGAGATCCGCGCGTCCGCCCGCAGCAGGCCGAGAATGTCGCTGTCCAGTTCGTCCATACCGCGATTATCGCGGTCGTGGGGCGTATGCGGCCGGGGAAGCACCCGCGGGTCTGTGACGGTGGCCCGATGACCGACTACTTCGTCCTGGTGGACGCACCCCTGGCACGGGCCCTGTTGGCGGGCGGCGCGGCGGGTCTGGGGGTGGCCCTGCCGCTCGGCGCGGTGGGCGTCCTGCTGCTGGAGGAGGGGCGCCGGGGGTGGCGCGCGGCCGCCGCCGCGGCAGCCGCGGTCGCGTCGGCCGACCTGCTGTACGCGGCGCTGGCGGTGACCGTCGGCTCCCGGGTCGCCGTGCTCCTCGCCGGATGGGAGGTGTGGACCAGGGCCCTGTCGGCCACGTTGCTGGGCGCGATCGCGGTCCGTGGGCTGCTCTCGCTGCGGCGCCCGCGCGCGCAGCCGGCCGCGCCGGCCGCCGGGGTGGCCGAAGGGGTGGCTGAAGGGGCGTCCGAGCGAGCCGGGAGTGTCGGGGGAGCCGGGGGAGCGGCGGTCGGTGCGGGTGGCGCGGCCCCGGCCTTCGTCCGCTTCCTGCTGCTGACGCTGGTCAATCCGGCGACGGCGCTCTACTTCGTCGCGCTGGTCTCGGCGGGCGGCCCGGGCGGAGGTGGTGGCGGAGGTGGTGGCGGCGGGCCGGTGACCGGCGCCCTGGCGGGCGCGGCGTTCGCGGGCGGGGTGTTCGTGACCTCGCTGGCCTGGCAGCAGGTGCTCGCCGTGGTGGGGGCGCTGGCCGGGGCCCGGCTCACCGGCCCGGTGGCGCGGACGGTCACCTACGGGGCCGGGTACGGGCTGGTGGCGTACTACGCGGTGCGGCTGGCGCTGCCGGCCTGAGACGGTCGGCGGGTGCCTGGGTCGGGCCGGGCGCGGGGCCGTCGGGCGGGGTGCGCCGGGTGGTCGTGTGGTTTCCGGGGGTTGAGGGACCGTCGGACGGACGGCGCGGTGTGGCGGGCGCCACCCGGGGGCGGGTGGTGTGGGGTGCGGCGGTGGTCGGGATGTCACGGAACGTCTGCCGGGGCTCGCTCCGCGTCGTCCGTGTGGGCGGGCTCACAGGCCCTCGGGTGTGAGCGCGGGCACCGAAATGTCCGTTTTGATCATGCAAATACGGATAAAAAGGGGCATTCAAGGCGCGATTCCTTGATCAATACCGCCGGTAACAGTGGACTGACCTGCGAGAACCCGTCAATGGTTGAACCAAACCTCCCGGAACCGTAGGTTCGTTCTCGTCGGTGCAACGAGCACCACCCGGGTTAACCCCCGTCGCACGGCCCACCGGATCACCCGGTGCGGGACGTGCCCGCCGGAGCGACCAACTCGAACAGGTCGCAGGCGTGCGGAGGGTTGCCGGGGCGGCGCGGCACGCTCTTCCGCGTGTCCGGCCGCTCATCGAGCAAGGCGATCGGGACAGGCCCTTCCGGGGTCTGGTTCCGCATGCCTGCCCGGGACACGCGAGAGGAATTACATGAGCTTCCGTAACGAGACCACCGCTGCCACCAAGACCGCCACCAAGCGCAACCGCGTGCGGATGGCCCTGATCGGCGGGGCCGTTGTGACCCTTCCGGTGGCAGGCCTCGTCACGGCCAACTCGGCTTCCGCTGCTTCCGTGTCCACCTGGGACAAGGTCGCCCAGTGCGAGAGCACCGGCAACTGGAGCATCAACTCCGGCAACGGCTTCTACGGCGGCCTGCAGTTCACCTCCTCCACCTGGGCCGCCTTCGGCGGTACCGCGTTCGCGCCGCAGGCCAACCAGGCCACCAAGGCGCAGCAGATCGCCATCGCCGAGAAGGTGCTCGCCTCGCAGGGCCCCGGCGCCTGGCCGGTCTGCTCCGTCAAGGCCGGCCTGACCGCCGGTGGCGCGGCCGCCGCCGTGGACACCTCGGCCCCGGCTGCCAAGCCCGCCGCCGAGGCGCCCGCCGCCCCGGCCAAGAAGGACACCAAGCCGGCCACCTCCTCGGACGCGGCCGCCGCCCAGGCGCCGAAGTCCGAGAGCACCGGGTCGACCTCCACCGACGCCGTGAAGTCGTGGAAGCAGGCCGGCCAGCACAACTCCGCCAAGGGCAGCTACACCGTCAAGAGCGGTGACACCCTGGGCGGGATCGCCGCCAAGTTCGGCACCTCGGTGACCAGCCTGCACGCCAAGAACATCCAGGTCATCGGCGCCAACGCCGACCTGATCTACCCGGGCCAGACCATCATCGTCTGATCCCACCCCGCACCACCGGCAGCCGCCCCCTCCTCGGAGGGGGCGGCTGTTCGCGTTCCGGCGGCCGGTGGTCAGGCTCGTCGGCGTCAGGTCCGCCGGGGCCCGCCCACCGGCCGCCGTCCGGGCTCGTCCGCCCACTCCCCGGGCCGCTTCGGGTACCGCCCGAGGGCCCGATTCGAACTTCCCAAGAACTCGTTCCGGATTTCTGTTATTCGGGTGAGCGCCGCAGGTCTCCTAGGTGTCAGGGCATTTTCGGGCAGGGCCACGGGGAGAGCGGACGCAGGTGAACAGTGCAAACGGGGCCGCCACGGTCGCGGCAGCGCAGGCCGGGGACGAGCGGGCGCAGGGCGAACTGATCGCGGAGTACCTGCCGCTGGTCTACAACATCGTCGGCCGGGCCCTCAGCGGCCATGCGGATGTCGACGACGTCGTGCAGGAGACCATGCTGCGGGTCGTGGACGGGCTGGGCAGCCTGCGCGACGCGAGCTGCTTCCGCTCCTGGCTGGTGGCCATCGCGATGAACGAGGTCCGCCGCCGCCAGCGGGCGCACAGCTCGGAGGCGCTCTGCGACGGACTGCACGAGGCCCAGGAAGTGGCCGACCCGGGCGCCGACTTCGTGGGCCTGACCATCGTCCGGCTGGGCCTGTCGGGCCAGCGCCGGGAGGTGACCGAGGCGACCCGCTGGCTGGACCAGACCGACCGTGAACTGCTGGCCCTCTGGTGGCTGGAGGCCGCCGGCGAGCTGACCCGGGCGGACGTGGCCGTCGCGCTGGGCCAGTCCCAGCAGCATGTGACGGTGCGGGTGCAGCGGATGAAGACCCAGCTGGAGGTGGCCCGGGTCGTGGTCCGGGCGCTCTCGGCGCTGCCGCCCTGCGAGGAGCTGGACTCGCTCACCGGGGCCTGGGACGGCGCCCCGGGCTCGCTCTGGCGCAAGCGGATAGCCCGTCATGCCCGGGACTGCGTGCCCTGCGGCGGTCACCGCAACGGTCTGGTGCCCGCCGAGGGGCTGCTGGCCGGCCTGGCGTTCGTCCCGGTGCCCGAGCATCTGGGCGGCCTGCTGCCGACGGCCTTCGGGTCGGCCGGGTCCGGCGCCGGTGCCGGTGCCGCCGCCACGCCGGCGGCACCTCCGGCTCCGGTTCCTGTGCCCGCCCCTGCACCCGCGCCCGCCCCGGCGCCGAGCCCTGGTGGGACGACGCTGCAGCAGCTCGCCCGCCGCCCGTTCCGGCAGGGGCCCGGCGCGCCCGCCGTGCTCGGCAGCATCGCGGCGGTGGCCGCCGTCGCCTGCCTCGCGTACGTGGTGCCGGAGGGCCCCAGGCCGGCCGACGTCCGCGCGGTCGTCGCCCCGACCGCCGAGCCCGCCGCCCTGCCGACCGTGTCCGAACCACCTTCCCCCGCACCGCCGTTGCCCGAGCCGTCGGTGACGGTGACGGCCCCGGAGCCGCCCGCTGCCGCGTCCCCGTCCGCGCCGCCGAGCCCCAAGCCGAGCCCCAAGCCGGTGCGCGCGCCGGCCACCGTGCCGCCGCCCGTGCCGGTGGCGGTGCCCTCGGTGGTCCCGGTGGTGGCACTCGACCCGTTCGAGCGGCAGCTCGTCGACCTGCTCAACAGCGAGCGGACCAAGCAGGGTTGCGCCCCGCTCCGGGTGGACCCGCGGCTGAGCCAGGCCGCACAGCAGCACTCGGACGACATGGCGGCGCGCGGATACTTCGGCCACACCGACCCCGACGGCGTCACCGCACCCCAGCGGATCGTCGCCGCCGGCTACCACTGGACCACGTACGCCGAGAACATCGGCTTCGGCCGGGACGACGCGACCGTGGTGGTGGGGGAGTTGATGAACACCCCCGACCACCGGGCGCACATCCTGAACTGCGCGTTCAAGGACATCGGCGTAGGCGCCCACTTCGGCCCCGGCGGGCCGTGGTGGACGCAGGACTTCGGGACGGCCCGCTGACCCGCGGGCCCGCTCCCCACCGGATCCCTGAACCCCCCTTGACCACCTGAACGACCGACCACCTGAACGACCGACCACCTGAACGACCGACCCCCGACCGCACCCTCGACCTCCGGCCCCCACGGCCGTTTCCCCACGCCGGGCCCCTTCCTGGCGAATCCCTCCTCAGGCATGCCCTGGGACGACCCCGCACAAGCAGACAGGACGATCGAGATGGCACGAAAGCGCGCCCTTCCGAAACGCAGTCCCCGCACCATGCTGGTCACGGCGGCGGCGCTGGCCGCCGCCGTGGCGGCCAGCGTGATCGGCGTCAACACCGTGACGGACGGCCAGCGTTCGGCAGTAGCCTCGGCCGAGCAGCCCGCGCAGGACGGCGTCGTGGGCGAGGCCGCCGGCGGCACCGCCTCGCCGGCGGCGAAGCCGGAGCACAAGGAGCCGCCCACGCCGATCAAGGAGATACCCAAGGACGACCCGGCCCACGGCCTGGTCTACACGGGTCTCACCCCGGCGCCCAAGGAGGACCCCTGCGTCGGCGTCTACCGGGTCTCCGACGCGGCGCTCTGCACCCACGGGCCCGACGCCCCGCCCGCCGGCGTGGACGTCCACAAGAACACCGAGCCCGCGGTGGCCGCGACCACCCCGGCGCCCGCGGTGCCGGGGGAGGGTGACGCCAAGCCGCCGTCCGCCTCGGACCTGCTGGCCGGTCAGCCCCCGGTGATCGACGCACAGACCGGCGCCGTCCTCGGCGCCGCCCCGACCGGGCAGCCCGCAGCCGCAGCCGCGGCCGCCGCGGCCGAGCCGGGCGCCGTCGCCGGTGCCCCGGCGGGCACCGCCGCCGCCGGCGACGCCGCGGTCGTCTGCGACGGCGACGGCACCAGCGGCAACCGGGTGCAGGTGCTGTACCTGCACGCCCCCGGCCAGGACCGCTTCGCCCAGTACCTGCCCTCCTTCAAGAAGTGGGCCGCGGACACCGACGCGATCTACAACGCGAGCGCCGGTGAGACCGGCGGCGTGCGCCACGTCCGGTACGTGACCGCCGCCGACTGCACCGTGTCGGTGCTGAACGTCGAGATCTCGGCGGGCGCGCTGCACGAGTTCGGCTCCGCCAACGACGCCCTGGCGTCCCAGGGCTACAACCGCCGCGACCGCAAGTACATGATCTTCGCGGACGCTCAGGTCTACTGCGGCATCGGCACCTTCAACGGCGACGAGCGCCCGGGCCAGGACAACCGCAGCAACTTCGGTCCCTCGTACGGCCGGACGGACTCCGGCTGCTGGGGCGGTTCGACCGCCGCGCACGAACTCGGCCACAACCTCGGCGCGGTGAACAAC
The sequence above is a segment of the Kitasatospora sp. NBC_00240 genome. Coding sequences within it:
- a CDS encoding response regulator transcription factor; translation: MIRVLVADDEPLIRAGIRMILSSADDIDVVAEAADGREALELARAHGVDVVLLDIQMPVMDGLTALAELPRAAPGARALVLTTFGERDNVLRAVAAGGAGFLLKDTAPAELIQAVRAAAGGNAFLSPVATRFIVDSLAAGPAGPAAARAEAARRRLEALTPREREVLALLGEGLSNADAGARIHMSEATVKTYVSRILAKLGCDNRVQAALLARDAGLDAAG
- a CDS encoding Lrp/AsnC ligand binding domain-containing protein, whose product is MDELDSDILGLLRADARISYRDLGARVGLSSNAAADRVRRLIRTGVIRGFTTLVDPAADSRPGLTVFIDVTLRPETDSDTFETTVLRLPGVTEAVHVTGAHDYLLRARAADAAALDHLLRRLKHEAGVAHSSTRLALRIASR
- a CDS encoding transglycosylase family protein — protein: MSFRNETTAATKTATKRNRVRMALIGGAVVTLPVAGLVTANSASAASVSTWDKVAQCESTGNWSINSGNGFYGGLQFTSSTWAAFGGTAFAPQANQATKAQQIAIAEKVLASQGPGAWPVCSVKAGLTAGGAAAAVDTSAPAAKPAAEAPAAPAKKDTKPATSSDAAAAQAPKSESTGSTSTDAVKSWKQAGQHNSAKGSYTVKSGDTLGGIAAKFGTSVTSLHAKNIQVIGANADLIYPGQTIIV
- a CDS encoding sigma-70 family RNA polymerase sigma factor; translated protein: MNSANGAATVAAAQAGDERAQGELIAEYLPLVYNIVGRALSGHADVDDVVQETMLRVVDGLGSLRDASCFRSWLVAIAMNEVRRRQRAHSSEALCDGLHEAQEVADPGADFVGLTIVRLGLSGQRREVTEATRWLDQTDRELLALWWLEAAGELTRADVAVALGQSQQHVTVRVQRMKTQLEVARVVVRALSALPPCEELDSLTGAWDGAPGSLWRKRIARHARDCVPCGGHRNGLVPAEGLLAGLAFVPVPEHLGGLLPTAFGSAGSGAGAGAAATPAAPPAPVPVPAPAPAPAPAPSPGGTTLQQLARRPFRQGPGAPAVLGSIAAVAAVACLAYVVPEGPRPADVRAVVAPTAEPAALPTVSEPPSPAPPLPEPSVTVTAPEPPAAASPSAPPSPKPSPKPVRAPATVPPPVPVAVPSVVPVVALDPFERQLVDLLNSERTKQGCAPLRVDPRLSQAAQQHSDDMAARGYFGHTDPDGVTAPQRIVAAGYHWTTYAENIGFGRDDATVVVGELMNTPDHRAHILNCAFKDIGVGAHFGPGGPWWTQDFGTAR
- a CDS encoding RICIN domain-containing protein; this encodes MARKRALPKRSPRTMLVTAAALAAAVAASVIGVNTVTDGQRSAVASAEQPAQDGVVGEAAGGTASPAAKPEHKEPPTPIKEIPKDDPAHGLVYTGLTPAPKEDPCVGVYRVSDAALCTHGPDAPPAGVDVHKNTEPAVAATTPAPAVPGEGDAKPPSASDLLAGQPPVIDAQTGAVLGAAPTGQPAAAAAAAAAEPGAVAGAPAGTAAAGDAAVVCDGDGTSGNRVQVLYLHAPGQDRFAQYLPSFKKWAADTDAIYNASAGETGGVRHVRYVTAADCTVSVLNVEISAGALHEFGSANDALASQGYNRRDRKYMIFADAQVYCGIGTFNGDERPGQDNRSNFGPSYGRTDSGCWGGSTAAHELGHNLGAVNNSAPHTSKAGHCVDEWDIMCYSDAPYYPKMQTICPDRGHDERLDCNHDDYYNTAPQPGSYLTTHWNIANNQFLIAGGGTKPDPTTSPSPTPTTGPSTSASPSPSTSAKPSPSASPTKPAPTASPSPTTPAPTGGPDMTASQITQNSAVLSWPAVASAAGYEIQLNGKALATVRSTVVRVVQLRPDTAYSFAVAVRDQRGATTKPGRPAAFRTPAAGGGSTGPTVPGKSYLLLNSLTGQSADMWGSSTNDGAVLIGYQRTGYANQRWLFDDAGDGFLRIKSAVSGKCLQVGGRLVAGQYVMQQPCNTAATSQRWKLTAAGSGWTLTADGGPLALGVSSRWYYGGRLLELQQPDTQGYQNWTVQQAS